Part of the uncultured Desulfobacter sp. genome, AAGCGAATTGTTCGGATATAAAAAAGGCGCATTTACAGGTGCGGCCCGGGACCGGGCAGGGTTGTTTGAAGCGGCGGACGGCGGAACGGTTTTCCTGGACGAAATCGGAGATATGCCCATGGGTACCCAGGCCGCGCTCTTGCGGGTACTGCAGAAAAATGAAATCAAACCACTGGGTTCCAGCAGGGTACACTATATCAATGTCAGAATCATTGCCGCCACCAATAAGGACCTTGTCGGGATGGTCCGGGAAAACCTATTCAGACAGGACCTCTATTACCGCCTCTCCATCTTGCCGGTTCACCTGCCGCCATTGCGGGAACGAAGGGAAGATATTCCGCTGCTGGCCCGGCATTTTCTAAGCACGGAATGCAAAAAGGCGGCAATGTCCGAAAAAAGACTATCCTCCGAAGCCAAACAGCTTCTGGTGGCCTATGCATGGCCGGGCAATATCCGGGAATTGGAAAACCTGATTCGGTATTTGATCGCCACCGCCCCAAATGAGGATATCAAAGCGGATGATCTGCCCGGGCATATCCTTAAGAGCAGTCCGGATGACCCCACAGGCCAGACCGATTCACAGAATTCAGATCGCCAAGCCAATACGTCACAATACCTGCGGGATATCTCCGCCATGACCTGGCCGGATCTTGAAAAAGCCTATGTCCGGGCGCTCATGGAAAAGTTCAACTGGAACATCACCTGGGCGGCCAAGGCATCGGGCATCAACCGCTCGACCTTTGCCTCGCGCATGCGCAAGCTGGATATCAGCCGGGGTACCGGCCCGCCCTCTTAAATCACAGTATACACGTCAATACATTTTTATCAACGTCATCAATGTTCTATTTTTTTCATATATATTCTATGGTATAGTTGCAGCATCCTGAAACAATAAGAGAGTAGCAACATGGCCAAAACAGCAAACCGCACATTCAACGTTTCATGCCGTCTCAAAGAGCTGCGGAACCGAAAAAAAATGACCCAGTCCGAACTTGCCGGACTTGTGGGCATAAAACGCCAGGCCGTTTACGACATTGAAGCAGGCCGTTACCTGCCCAATACCGGTGTTGCCCTTGCCATGGCCCAGGTACTGGGCTGCCGGGTGGAGGATATCTTTTATCAGGCCACGGGCCGGGCCCGGGATGTGGTCCTGGTGGATGAAGAATTTGCCTGGGGCTCCCGGGTGAACATTGCCAAGGTCCGGGAACGCCACTTTGCATACCCCCTTGCAGGCACCCATGCCCGGATGGAAGACATGGGCGCTGCGGACGCCTTGCTGGAACCGGGCCAGGCCAAGGCAAAAATTTTATTACCCGAGGAACGGGTTGCCTCCACAGCCCTGCTTCTGGGTTGTGATCCGGCCTTTTCCGTTTTGGGTCACCGGGTCCGCGAGACCCCGGGCCATGCCGGCCTGAATGTCAGATTTGCCTCCAGTCAAATGGCTGTCAGCCGGGTCGCATCAGGGCAGGCCCATATCGCAGGAACCCACATGCACCCCCGGGGCGGGGGTGATGACGGCAACAAATTTCTGGTCTCCCAGAAAATGAAAGATATTTCAGGCGTCCTGATTGCCTTCTCCGCCTTTGAGGAAGGACTCCTGGTCGCCCCCGGTAACCCCAAGGGGATTCAGGGCGTTGCCGATCTGGCACGCAAGGATGTCCGGCTGGCCAACCGGGAGGAGGGAGCCGCCCTTCGCAGTCTTCTGGACGACTTGCTCATAGAAGAAAAAGTGCCTGTCACAGCCATCCAGGGATATGAATACCTGGTCCACAGTCATGCCCAGGGGGCCGAAGCCGTGCGCCACCACGTCTGTGATGCGGCCCTGGGACTGCGGGCCGTGGCCGTAACCTATGGTTTGGAGTTCATCCCCCTTTCCCATGTCCGCTGTGACCTTGTCATCCCTTCGGACCTGATGACCCATCCCGGTGTTGCAGCCGCGTTGGATATCATCCAGACCCGGTCGTTCAGAGAGGAACTGGCATGCCTGCCCGGCTATGAAACCTCGGACACCGGCCGTATTATTGCAGAATTGTAATATAAAACACCCGTAAGCCCATTAAAACGGCATATGCATTAAATTAATGCATTTTCCCTAGCGTTTCTCTTTATTTTCACAATTACGTTTTTGCTTCTACAGGCCCATAAAAGCGCAAAATTGTTATTTTATTTGTTGCACAGCATACTTAATTCATCTTTACCCATCGGGGTTATGATCCATATAACAGCCATGGGCTGACCTGACATATCAGCACTGAAGGACAGCCCACAACGAAAGTTGAAAGAACTCAGTAACTTACTGAGCTCTTTCATATAAACCACTCAATTTTTAAGATATAATTTTTAAATCATCTCTAAGATCATTTTATCTAAACAAAGGCACGCTTTGTGCATATTTAAAATCTTATTAAAAAAATGTTGAAAAGCAGCTAAAAATGGAATAGATGCTCCGGTTTTTAAGGTTTACACCGATATTTTCACAACGAACAAACAGACAATAATGTTGAATAAATTTTACACTTCTAAAAAACGACAAAGGTGCAGTCTTCGCTGCCCCCCTTGGACAACCTTGGTGCCTGAACAAGAAAGTTGTTGGAGCCGATCATGAAATTTTCAAATTATAAACCGACAGAATACTATGATGAACTCTTCCACGAGGACGGTACTGTCAGGGACGGGGCCCAAAAGCTCATCAATCAAATCGAATCCCTGCCTGAAAATGCCCTGTTACTAAAGCAGCAGTCTGCGGAATCCGCACTTCTACAGTTGGGTAACACCTTTAATGTGTACGGCAGTGAGGAAGGAACAGAAAAAATCCTGCCCTTTGACATTATTCCCAGAATCATTGAAGGCCGGGAGTGGCAGCAAATTGAAAAAGGACTGCAACAACGGATCCATGCGTTGAACCTGTTCCTCGAAGACATTTACAACGATAAAAAAATTATTAAGGACAAGGTGGTTCCCGAAGACCTGATCCTGTCCTGCGCGGCGTACCGCAAACAGATGGAAGGATTTACTCCCCCAAAAGGCATCTGGTGTCATGTTACGGGTACGGATTTGATCCGGGATACGGACGGCAAGTTTTATGTCCTTGAGGACAATCTGCGCTGCCCCTCCGGCGTCTCCTATGTACTTGAAAACCGCCAGGTTCTAAAACGCACCTTCCCAGAAGTGTTTGCAAGTTCCAGGGTCCGGGCTGTGGATGAATACCCCCACAAACTTTTGGCCACCCTTGAAAATCTATTGCCTGCCACAGGTGCCAACCACAAGATCGGGGTGCTGACCCCGGGCCGGTATAACTCCGCCTATTTTGAACATTCATTCCTTGCCCAGCAGATGGGTATTGAGTTGGTGGAGGGCCAGGACCTTGTGGTATCCGACGATCAACTTTATATGCGGACCACCAAGGGGCTTTCACCCATTGAAGTACTTTATCGCCGCATTGATGACGATTTTATTGACCCCAAAGTATTCCGGCCCGATTCCATGCTTGGCATTCCGGGGATTATGTCCGCCTATTTCAAAGGTAAGGTGGCCATGGCCAACGCACCGGGCACAGGGGTGGCAGACGACAAGGCGGTGTACGCCTATGTCTCCAAAATTATAAAATACTTTCTTGGAGAAGATCCCATTTTACCCAATGTGCCCACCTATGTGTGCTGGGATGACAAGGACCGGGCCCACGTGCTTGAAAACCTGGATAAATTTGTGGTCAAGGCGGCCAATGAAAGCGGCGGATACGGTATGATGATCGGTCCCCATGCCGACAAGGCCGAGCGGGAGGAGTTTGCCCGCCTGATCAAGGCCAACCCCAGGACCTACATTGCCCAGCCCACCATCAGTCTTTCCCAGGTACCCACCATTGTCGGGGACCATTTTGAAGGACGCCATGTGGACCTTCGGCCTTACGTCCTCTACGGCGAGGATATTTATGTGCTTCCCGGAGGGCTGACCCGGGTGGCGTTGAAAAAGGGATCTCTGGTGGTGAATTCGTCCCAGGGTGGGGGGACCAAGGATTCCTGGGTTCTAGATTAACTGTTAGGTGGGTAAAAATTAGGGAGATACCATGCTAAGCCGTGTTGCAGATTCCATTTACTGGATGACCCGTTATATTGAAAGAGCTGAAAATATCGCTCGTTTTATTAATGTAAACCTTAACCTGTCCCTGGATACGGCACCGGAGATTTCCAGTGCCTGGCAACCCCTGGTGATGACCACAGGCGACCATGAGATATTTGAAAAACGCTACGGCACAGATTATTCCAGGGAAAATGTGATCCAGTTCCTGGCCCTGGACCGGGAGTACGGCAACTCCATCATATCCTGTGTGGCCGCAGCCAGGGAAAATGCCCGCAGTGTCAGAGAGATCATATCATCGGCCATGTGGGAACAGATTAACCGCTCCTACCTTTTACTCAAGGATGCGACTAAAAACAGGGCGCCCAACAAGGACCCCCACCACTTTTTTAAAGACATCACCGCCCTGGGCCATATGTTTACAGGCCTGTTACAGGGCACCATATCCCGGGGGGAAGCCTTTCATTTTGCCTTGCTCGGTCAATTTCTCGAACGGGCGGATAAGACCTCCCGGATACTGGATGTTAAATACTTTATGCTGCTGCCCTCGCCCGAAAACGTCAACTCCCCCTACGATGTAATCCAATGGGGTGCCGTGCTTAAATCCACCTCCGGGTTGGAAATTTACCGAAAACAATTCCACAGGATAATCCCCAAACAGGTGTGCGACTTTTTAATATTTGATCCGGACTTTCCAAGATCCATCCATTGCTGCCTGGCAAATGCCAAGTGGGCCCTGCAAAAAATCACCGACAGCCCCAGAAATGCCGTTCATAATCCAGCGGAAAAAAGCCTGGGCCGCCTGTGTGCGGATTTGTATTATTCGGATATTGATGATGTCATTTCCGCAGGCATGCACGAATATCTTGATGGTCTGCAGACAAAAATCAACCAGGTGGGGATTGACATCCGCGAGGCTTTTTTCAAAATCCCGGACAATCGAATGGAACAAACATCCGGATCAGTCCAATAGAACGAACCGGATCCATCCTTTAAGGAGTATTTACATCCATGGCAATTCAAGTGGCCTTGTACCATAAGACCGAGTATAAATATGATCGAAAAATCCAGCTGGGTCCCCAGGTGATCCGGCTCAGGCCGGCCCCCCACTGCCGGACCCCGATTTTAAGTTATAACCAGACCGTTTTACCCGATGACCACTTTATCAACTGGCAGCAGGATCCTTTTTCCAACTATCTGTCCAGGCTCAACTTCCAGGAAACCACCGATCATTTTTCCATTGTGGTGGACCTTGTGGCGGAAATGGTCACCATCAACCCCTTTGATTTCTTCTTGGAAGCGTATGCCCGGGAGTATCCGTTTAAATATTCTTCCGAGGTAAAAAAGGATCTGGGGCCGTTTTTACAAAAAACCCGGGTGGGCAGCAAATTCACGTCCTATCTTTCCACGATCAGCCGCAAAAAGGAAAATACCATCGATTTTCTGGTCCGGGTAAACCAGGATCTGCAACAGGCCATCAAATACAACATCCGCATGGAGCCCAATGTCCAGAGCTGTGAAGAGACACTGACCAAACTATCCGGATCATGCAGGGATTCGGCCTGGCTCCTGGTCAATATCCTGCGTCACCTGGGACTGGCCTCCCGGTTTGTATCCGGGTACCTGATCCAGCTTGCCGCCGATGTCAAATCCCTTGAAGGGCCTTCCGGGCCGGAACAGGATTTTACGGACCTGCATGCCTGGGTGGAGGTATTTTTGCCCGGCGCCGGCTGGGTGGGACTGGATCCCACATCGGGACTTCTGGCCGGAGAGGGCCACATTCCTTTGGCCTGCACCCCGTTTCCCAAGAGCGCGGCACCGGTCTCAGGCGGTCTTGAGGCGTGCGAGGTGGAATTTTCCCACACCATGCGCGTGACACGCATCCACGAGGATCCACGCTCCACCAAACCCTATCCCGAAGAGATCTGGACAAAAATACACGATTTGGGATTCCGGGTGGATGAAGAGATTAAAAAAGAGAACATCACCCTGACCATGGGCGGCGAACCCACCTTTGTGTCAGCCTCGGACATGGATGCCGAGGAATGGAACACGGCCGCCGTGGGGCCCACCAAAAAACTCAAATCCATGGAGTTGCTCCAGCGCCTGCGCGGCAAATGGGCCCCGGGCAGCCTTCTGCACATCGGCCAGGGCAAATGGTACCCCGGCGAATCCCTCCCCCGCTGGGCCCTGGGCTGTTACTGGCGAAAGGACGGCAAGCCCCTTTGGAAAAATCAGTCTCTGCTGGCCGATGACACCCTGGACTACAAATTCGGCCCTGACCAGGCAAAGCTCTTGATGCAGACCGTCACCCGGGTGCTGGGTGTGGATAAAAACTATATCATACCTGCCTATGAAGATGTATTTCACTGGCTGTTAAAAGAGCAGCGCCTGCCGGCAAATGTGACCCCCGGAGACTCCCGGCTCAAAGATCCCGAGGAGCGCGCCCGCATGGCCCGGGTATTTGAACAGGGCATCGGTGCGGTCACAGGTTTTGTGCTGCCCATCAAAAAGGGCTCATGGAAAAGCTGCGCCTGGGACCTGCGTTCCGGCAATTTATTCCTGACACCCGGCGATTCGCCCATGGGTCTTCGTCTGCCCCTGGACAGCCTGCCCTGGGTATCGCCCAAAAAATATCCCCATGTGGTGGAAGAAGACCCCATGGGCATCCACGGCCCGTTCCCGGATCCGCTGACCTCGGAAGCTGACAAAGAGCGTTTGCGACGGGCAGAAGAGGCAAAGGACGGCCAGTTCCATCTCCCGGGCAAACCTGGAACCCAAAGCCGGGACGATGTGGTATCACAACGACTTGTGGGACTGCCCCCGGACACCGACGAGACCGAGCCGGTCATCCGGACAGCCCTTTGTATCCAGCCCCGGGACGGGCGGCTCTATGTGTTCATGCCCCCCATGGCCAGTGCGTCCGATTATTTTGAGCTCATTGCCGCTGTGGAACAGGCAGCTGAAATCACAGACTTTCCCGTGATCATTGAAGGATATACACCGCCCTTTGACCACCGGATCAATGTATTGAATGTCACCCCGGACCCCGGGGTCATTGAAGTGAACATCCACCCGGCCACCACCTGGGGACAGATGGTGGATGTCACCTGTGCTCTCTACGAAGAGGCAAGACAGTCGGGCCTGGGCACGGAAAAATTCATGCTGGACGGACGGCATTCGGGCACCGGCGGCGGCAACCACATTGTCATGGGCGGCCCCAGCCCCGGCCAGAGCCCCTGGCTTGCCCGGCCGGATCTGCTGCGCAGCTTTTTGACATTCTGGAATAACCACCCGTCCCTCTCCTTTCTTTTTTCAGGGTTGTTCATGGGGCCCACCAGCCAGTCCCCGAGAATTGATGAGGCGCGCCACGACACCCTGGATGAACTGGACATTGCCTTTGCCGAGCTGGACCATCAGATGTCATCCTATCAATCCAATTTTCTGCCGGACTCAGACGTCAGCCTGCCATGTCCGCCCTGGCTGGTGGACCGGTTGTTCCGCCACCTGCTCACGGATCTGACCGGCAACACCCACCGGGCCGAATTCTGCATTGATAAGTTGTACTCCCCGGACTCCGCCTCCGGCCGTCTGGGTCTGCTGGAATTCCGATCCTTTGAGATGCCGCCCCATGCCCGAATGAGCCTTGCCCAGCAGTTGCTCCTGCGGATATTCATGCTCAAATTCTGGAAAAAACCTTACACGGAGAAGCTGGTGCGGTGGGGGACAACCCTGCACGACAAATTCATGCTGCCCTTTTATGTGTGGCAGGATTTTTGCGATGTGCTGGCGATTTTGCGCCGGGACGGCCATGACCTGACACCGGACTGCTTTCACCCCCACTTTGAGTTCAGGTTCCCCTTTGTGGGCAAAGTGTGCCACTGTGGCGTGGAAATGGAACTGCGCACCGCCATTGAGCCCTGGCATGTGCTGGGCGAAGAGCCCGGCGGCGGCGGTACGGCCAGGTATGTGGACTCCTCTTTGGAGCGCATTGAGATCAAGGTCACCGGCTTGACGGATAACCGTCACCAGGTGCTTTGCAACGGCCGGCCCGTGCCCCTGCACCCCACGGAGGTCAATGCCCAGTTCGTGGCCGGCGTCCGGTACCGGGCCTGGCAGCCCCCCTCCTGCCTGCACCCCACCATCGGCGTGCATACCCCGCTGGTCTTTGACCTGGTGGACACCTGGAACATGAGATCCGTGGGCGGCTGCACCTATCATGCATCCCATCCCGGGGGAAGAAGTTACGACACCTTTCCGGTCAACTCCCTGGAAGCCGAAGGCCGTCGGATTTCCCGGTTCAGGGACATCGGCCACACCCCGGGTTCCATGAAGCACATCCCCCATGAACCTTTAAATCCGAGGTTTCCATACACCCTGGACTTAAGAACCAGACCTTAACCTTACGATAAAGTCCATCCGGAAAAATGATCAACTTCCGGATGGACTTTCTTTATCTACAGCAACGAATAGGGATCCACATCTATGGCAATGGAGACCGATTTCACCTTCTGTATGGCCGGGTCCCGGACCATGGCGGAGACCATCCGGCTGATATTTCCCGATGAAGGCCCTTTAATCAGAATCTGCCACCGGAACCGGGAGGAAATTTTCTGGATGGCCGCTTCAATGGGGCCCAGGATCTGGGCTTTGGGTTCCTGGCCATTGAATCGTTCAAGAATATCCGCGGCAAGCTGTGCATGGTCTCGGGTCTTATCCGCATTCTTTCCTGAAATTTTAAGCTGGACCATCCTGGAAAACGGCGGGTACATCAGCGCCTTTCTAAAAGGCGTTTCCTGGTTGAAAAATTCAAGGTAATCCTGGTTTCGTGCGGCTTTGATGGTGAAGTGATCCGGGTTAAAGGTCTGCATGATTACATGGCCCGGTTCCCGGCCCCGGCCGGCCCGGCCCGCCACCTGGGCCAGCAATTGAAAGGTTCGTTCACTGGCCCTGAAATCGGGCAGGCTCAAGGTTAAATCCGCACAGAGCACCCCCACCAGCGTAATGGCCGGAAAATCGTGGCCCTTGGCCAGCATCTGGGTGCCCACAATAATGTCCACGGTACGGTTGCGGATCTGGCGCAAAATGGCCAGGGTACTGCCCTTTTTTGCCGTGGAGTCCTGATCCATCCGGGCCACCCGGGCATCGGGAAAAAGACTCTTGAGCATGGATTCAATTTTTTCCGTGCCAAACCCCAAATTTCTGATTTTGCCGGTGCCGCAGTCGGGGCACCGAATATCAGAGGCAAACATATGACCGCACAAATGGCACTTAAAATGGTCCGCTCCCTTGTGAAAGGTCATGGTAACATCACAATGGGGACAGCCCAGGGTTTTGCCGCAGGACGCGCACACAGGAAAAGTGGAAAACCCCCGGCGGTTTAAAAAGATCAAAGCCTGGTTTCCCTTTTCAAGACAGGAACGGATGGCCCGGCCAAGCTCCGGGGTGATGATACTGTCCGTGCCCCAGGTGCCCTGGTACTTTTTCATATCCACCAGGGTGATGTCGGGCAAGGCTTGACTGTTCACCCGCCGGGTCAGTTCCAGTTTGATAAATTTTTCGGTCATCACATTCAGGCAGGATTGGACAGACGGGGTAGCCGAGCCCAGCACCACAGGACAGTTGTGCATTTTTGCCCGGACCACGGCAAGGTCCCGGGCATTATACCGCAGGCCTGATTCCTGTTTATAGGAGTAGTCATGCTCCTCATCCACAATGATGATGCCGATGTCCCGGATGGGCGCAAAAATGGCAGACCTTGCGCCAATAATGATATTAACCTTGCCGAGACTGATTTTCCGCCACTGATCCAGGCGTTCTCCCTGGGACAGCATGGAGTGGATCACTGCGATTTTATCGCCAAACCGTGCACGGAACCGCCGTTCGGTCTGGGAAATCAGGGCGATTTCTGGCACCAGCACAATGGCCCCCCTGCCCTGTTCCACGGCATCGGCCACCAGGCGCATATACACTTCGGTCTTGCCCGATCCGGTCACGCCCATGAGCAGACAGGGGGAGAACGCATCCGCGCGCCCCCGGACCTCTTTTACAACGGCCGCCTGCTCATCGGTCAGTTCCGGCGGGGTATCCGGCGTCACGGGTTCCCCCAAAGGATCTCTGAATACCCGGCGGCTGACAACAGTCACCCACCCGGCCTGGGCCAGGGGTTTAATCAGATTCGATGCGGTGGGCACATGGCGCTTCAGCCCGGTCAACGAAATCTCTCCCGCCTCCCGGACCACGGCCAGAATCTTTTGGCGCTTGGCCGACATCCGGACCTGCGTGCTCGGGGTCTGTTCCGGCAGGGAGACGAATTTTTCCATTTTTATCCCGGCGGTCTCCTTTTGAAGAACGGCTGAAACCTGCACCAAATCTTTCTTTTCAAGCCGACGCAACACAGCGGCACCGGCCGAGTCCCTGCGGGCAAGGGATTTTAAAGAGACCCCGTCCTTTGCGGCGGCCAGTTTCAGAATTCGGGTCTCTTCATCGGGCAGGCCCCCTTCCTCAAGGGCCTGGGCGCCCTTCACCGTGGCAAAGGCGCAGGAGACATCCATGCAGGAGAGACCCGCAGGCATGGCCGCTTTGATTGTGTCTCCCAGGGGATGGATATAATACCCTGCCACCCATCTAAAAAACGCAATGTCGGATTCGGGAAACAGGGGGTGGTCATCCAGCAGATCCAGCACATCTTTAGTCTTATAGGGTCCACTCTCCTCTCTCCCCTCCAGAATATAGCCGGTAATCCGGCGCCGCCCAAAGGGCACCAGCACGCGCATGCCGGGGCAGGCATCGGCCCGGAACTTTTCGGGAAGCCCGTAAACAAAAGTCTGGTTCAACGGCAGGGTAACCGCCACCTCAATGTAATCCGTGGAAATCATGATGGGCATTGTGCAGGATAAACTGATGAATTTCAATATCCAACTGACGGCAACCCAATCCCAATGGCCGACCAGACAGAAATTACGCCCATCCAACAAACGACGTTATAACTGCATTGCAAGTTTGCGTTTTTCCATTGCTTTTATATTCCTGATGCAAGGTGTTGCAATCCAAGGCTTTTCTTAAAAGGCACACTTAACAGTTGCATCAGTGCAATACAGAGTACACTTATAAAAACAAGCAAAAAAAACAGACAACCAATTGGTTTAAAAACAGATTATTCCATATTAGTCCATTGGCATTGAACTTGCTTATCTCACTCGTGTTTTATTTTTCAGACTTAAAACAGGGCATACGCAATAGACGCCGATTTGATTTCAGGCAAAATGCCATTGCGCCCATGCTTTGTATGAGTTGAAAAATAAAACCCCAACAACGGCTTTTTTAAAAAGGAGATAGAGATGACACAGACAATAAAAGCCAAAAATATTATGGGCAGGATGCCTGGAGGGGAAGCGGATGCCAAAGTTACAGCGGCCTTAAAACATATCACCCACAAATTTATGGTGATGAGCGGGAAAGGCGGCGTGGGAAAATCCAGTGTTTCCGTCAACCTGGCCACAGCCCTGGCGACCATGGGCCATAAAGTCGGGCTCATGGATGTAGACATCCATGGACCTGATATTCCCAGAATGCTCGGCATCCAGGGAGGCCTCCATGCCAATAACAACAAAAAAATTGTGCCGGCCCGGTATTCAACCCGTCTTTCAGTGGTTTCCATAGAATCCCTGATGCCGGATAAGGATGAAGCCATTATCTGGCGAGGACCGGCCAAGCACACGGCCATCCGGCAGTTTTTAGGGGATGTGGATTGGGGCGATCTGGACTACCTCATTATTGATGCGCCGCCCGGCACAGGGGATGAACCATTGACCGTAGCCCACTTTATCAAGGATGCCCAGGCCATCATCGTGACCACGCCCCAGGAGGTGTCGCTGGCCGATGTACGCAAGTCCATACGCTTCTGCCGCCAGGTAAAGATGGAGATCCTGGGTTTAGTAGAAAATATGAGTGGTTATGCATGCCCCAAGTGCGGTGAAATCCTGAATATTTTCGGCACAGACGGGGGCCGTCGTACAGCCCGGGAGAAGGGGATTAATTTTCTTGGTAAAATCCCCCTGGACCCGTCATTGGTTGCCCTGGGCGATGCCGGCCGTTCCATCCAGGCGGAAAACCCATCCTCTCCTGTCGCCCAGGCATTCAAAGCCCTGGCAAAAGAAGTGGGCCGCCAAAGCCTGCCATAATAACCATGAGAATCCTCCCCCCCGGCCGGATTCAGTGTAATTTTTCTTAGGTAAGGTACCCGGAAAGCGCCAACTGCTTTCCGGGTAGCTGCATCGATTTCCTTTCCTTCTGTTTTGCCGACAGCCCG contains:
- a CDS encoding sigma 54-interacting transcriptional regulator; translated protein: MNNEIDKSFQAYYDLFRELDPDALQKKFLNALLKMQNGRRGSIWIKRGETYVCVEAAGIDTEDILGVSLDAGTPSIVGWVIENGKMTIAKPGSDRRHNRDLEAPFVVKSSMILCFPLLIDGQAFGAVQLIDTHPDGIHLNLDSSKLSPLQTLVEVCAISLWNAMRFSTEQKKNRRLSSTLSRVKTKNTIIGQSKAFHTSMKLVKSYADTDFNVLITGESGTGKELVAERLHRAGARADCPFLVQNCSAIPETLLESELFGYKKGAFTGAARDRAGLFEAADGGTVFLDEIGDMPMGTQAALLRVLQKNEIKPLGSSRVHYINVRIIAATNKDLVGMVRENLFRQDLYYRLSILPVHLPPLRERREDIPLLARHFLSTECKKAAMSEKRLSSEAKQLLVAYAWPGNIRELENLIRYLIATAPNEDIKADDLPGHILKSSPDDPTGQTDSQNSDRQANTSQYLRDISAMTWPDLEKAYVRALMEKFNWNITWAAKASGINRSTFASRMRKLDISRGTGPPS
- a CDS encoding substrate-binding domain-containing protein, which encodes MAKTANRTFNVSCRLKELRNRKKMTQSELAGLVGIKRQAVYDIEAGRYLPNTGVALAMAQVLGCRVEDIFYQATGRARDVVLVDEEFAWGSRVNIAKVRERHFAYPLAGTHARMEDMGAADALLEPGQAKAKILLPEERVASTALLLGCDPAFSVLGHRVRETPGHAGLNVRFASSQMAVSRVASGQAHIAGTHMHPRGGGDDGNKFLVSQKMKDISGVLIAFSAFEEGLLVAPGNPKGIQGVADLARKDVRLANREEGAALRSLLDDLLIEEKVPVTAIQGYEYLVHSHAQGAEAVRHHVCDAALGLRAVAVTYGLEFIPLSHVRCDLVIPSDLMTHPGVAAALDIIQTRSFREELACLPGYETSDTGRIIAEL
- a CDS encoding circularly permuted type 2 ATP-grasp protein; this translates as MKFSNYKPTEYYDELFHEDGTVRDGAQKLINQIESLPENALLLKQQSAESALLQLGNTFNVYGSEEGTEKILPFDIIPRIIEGREWQQIEKGLQQRIHALNLFLEDIYNDKKIIKDKVVPEDLILSCAAYRKQMEGFTPPKGIWCHVTGTDLIRDTDGKFYVLEDNLRCPSGVSYVLENRQVLKRTFPEVFASSRVRAVDEYPHKLLATLENLLPATGANHKIGVLTPGRYNSAYFEHSFLAQQMGIELVEGQDLVVSDDQLYMRTTKGLSPIEVLYRRIDDDFIDPKVFRPDSMLGIPGIMSAYFKGKVAMANAPGTGVADDKAVYAYVSKIIKYFLGEDPILPNVPTYVCWDDKDRAHVLENLDKFVVKAANESGGYGMMIGPHADKAEREEFARLIKANPRTYIAQPTISLSQVPTIVGDHFEGRHVDLRPYVLYGEDIYVLPGGLTRVALKKGSLVVNSSQGGGTKDSWVLD
- a CDS encoding alpha-E domain-containing protein: MLSRVADSIYWMTRYIERAENIARFINVNLNLSLDTAPEISSAWQPLVMTTGDHEIFEKRYGTDYSRENVIQFLALDREYGNSIISCVAAARENARSVREIISSAMWEQINRSYLLLKDATKNRAPNKDPHHFFKDITALGHMFTGLLQGTISRGEAFHFALLGQFLERADKTSRILDVKYFMLLPSPENVNSPYDVIQWGAVLKSTSGLEIYRKQFHRIIPKQVCDFLIFDPDFPRSIHCCLANAKWALQKITDSPRNAVHNPAEKSLGRLCADLYYSDIDDVISAGMHEYLDGLQTKINQVGIDIREAFFKIPDNRMEQTSGSVQ
- a CDS encoding transglutaminase family protein — encoded protein: MAIQVALYHKTEYKYDRKIQLGPQVIRLRPAPHCRTPILSYNQTVLPDDHFINWQQDPFSNYLSRLNFQETTDHFSIVVDLVAEMVTINPFDFFLEAYAREYPFKYSSEVKKDLGPFLQKTRVGSKFTSYLSTISRKKENTIDFLVRVNQDLQQAIKYNIRMEPNVQSCEETLTKLSGSCRDSAWLLVNILRHLGLASRFVSGYLIQLAADVKSLEGPSGPEQDFTDLHAWVEVFLPGAGWVGLDPTSGLLAGEGHIPLACTPFPKSAAPVSGGLEACEVEFSHTMRVTRIHEDPRSTKPYPEEIWTKIHDLGFRVDEEIKKENITLTMGGEPTFVSASDMDAEEWNTAAVGPTKKLKSMELLQRLRGKWAPGSLLHIGQGKWYPGESLPRWALGCYWRKDGKPLWKNQSLLADDTLDYKFGPDQAKLLMQTVTRVLGVDKNYIIPAYEDVFHWLLKEQRLPANVTPGDSRLKDPEERARMARVFEQGIGAVTGFVLPIKKGSWKSCAWDLRSGNLFLTPGDSPMGLRLPLDSLPWVSPKKYPHVVEEDPMGIHGPFPDPLTSEADKERLRRAEEAKDGQFHLPGKPGTQSRDDVVSQRLVGLPPDTDETEPVIRTALCIQPRDGRLYVFMPPMASASDYFELIAAVEQAAEITDFPVIIEGYTPPFDHRINVLNVTPDPGVIEVNIHPATTWGQMVDVTCALYEEARQSGLGTEKFMLDGRHSGTGGGNHIVMGGPSPGQSPWLARPDLLRSFLTFWNNHPSLSFLFSGLFMGPTSQSPRIDEARHDTLDELDIAFAELDHQMSSYQSNFLPDSDVSLPCPPWLVDRLFRHLLTDLTGNTHRAEFCIDKLYSPDSASGRLGLLEFRSFEMPPHARMSLAQQLLLRIFMLKFWKKPYTEKLVRWGTTLHDKFMLPFYVWQDFCDVLAILRRDGHDLTPDCFHPHFEFRFPFVGKVCHCGVEMELRTAIEPWHVLGEEPGGGGTARYVDSSLERIEIKVTGLTDNRHQVLCNGRPVPLHPTEVNAQFVAGVRYRAWQPPSCLHPTIGVHTPLVFDLVDTWNMRSVGGCTYHASHPGGRSYDTFPVNSLEAEGRRISRFRDIGHTPGSMKHIPHEPLNPRFPYTLDLRTRP